One genomic segment of Desulfomicrobium sp. ZS1 includes these proteins:
- the rpe gene encoding ribulose-phosphate 3-epimerase: MREFILSPSLLSSDFGSLRAELAALEDAGLKWVHWDVMDGAFVPNITFGPPIIGRLRKTSKLFFDVHLMIERPERYIREFADAGADLLCIHAESTIHLERTISAIREAGMKTGLALNPATPLAIVDYLLPSLDMVLIMSVNPGFGGQSFIPFSKDKIAALSGMIRSRGLSTLIQVDGGVTLSNARELFDLGADVLVSGSAFFGFPPYAERHKAFLDAVRAK, translated from the coding sequence ATGCGCGAATTCATCCTCTCTCCGTCGCTTTTGTCCTCGGATTTCGGTAGTCTGCGCGCCGAACTGGCCGCTTTGGAAGACGCGGGCCTCAAATGGGTGCACTGGGACGTCATGGACGGGGCCTTCGTGCCCAACATCACCTTCGGCCCCCCGATCATCGGCCGCTTGCGCAAAACCTCGAAGCTGTTCTTTGACGTGCACCTCATGATCGAACGGCCCGAACGCTACATCCGCGAGTTCGCCGATGCCGGCGCGGACCTCCTGTGCATCCACGCCGAGAGCACGATCCATCTGGAGCGCACGATCAGCGCCATTCGCGAGGCAGGCATGAAGACCGGCCTGGCCCTCAACCCGGCGACGCCCCTCGCCATCGTCGACTACCTGCTCCCCAGTCTGGATATGGTGCTGATCATGAGCGTCAATCCCGGCTTCGGCGGCCAGTCCTTCATCCCCTTCAGCAAAGACAAGATCGCGGCCCTGTCCGGCATGATCCGCTCACGCGGGTTGTCGACCCTGATTCAAGTCGATGGAGGAGTAACCTTGAGCAACGCCAGGGAACTCTTTGACCTTGGAGCCGACGTACTAGTCTCCGGCTCGGCTTTCTTCGGATTTCCCCCGTATGCCGAGCGGCACAAGGCCTTTCTGGATGCCGTACGCGCGAAATAG
- a CDS encoding AsnC family transcriptional regulator, which produces MDDFDKKILDMIQTGFPLEARPYEEIGHKVGLTEAETLARVRALTEKGVIRRIGANFQSKKLGWHSTLCSAAVPEDKLDEFITEVNKLPGVTHNYLRAHRQNIWFTFIGPSWEKVQETLAGITHKTGISILNLPASKLYKIQVDFKMGEREE; this is translated from the coding sequence ATGGATGATTTTGACAAGAAAATCCTGGACATGATCCAGACCGGCTTCCCGCTTGAAGCCCGGCCTTATGAAGAAATCGGCCACAAGGTTGGCCTGACCGAGGCCGAGACCCTGGCTCGGGTGCGGGCGCTGACGGAAAAAGGCGTGATTCGCCGCATCGGAGCCAACTTCCAATCCAAGAAGCTGGGCTGGCACTCCACCTTGTGCTCGGCGGCAGTGCCCGAGGACAAGCTGGACGAGTTCATTACCGAGGTGAACAAACTCCCCGGCGTGACCCACAACTACCTACGCGCCCATCGCCAGAACATCTGGTTCACGTTCATCGGGCCATCTTGGGAAAAAGTACAGGAGACCCTGGCCGGGATCACCCACAAGACCGGCATCTCCATCCTCAATCTGCCCGCGAGCAAGCTGTATAAAATCCAGGTCGACTTCAAGATGGGCGAGCGGGAGGAATAA
- the csrA gene encoding carbon storage regulator CsrA — protein sequence MLILSRRPGESVHVGDDIKITILSIKGQQIKLGLEVPEHMPVYREEIYLKVQTQNASALELDNNDLMMAAALWTKKDKQ from the coding sequence ATGCTCATACTCTCTCGTCGCCCCGGAGAAAGCGTGCATGTGGGTGATGACATAAAGATCACGATTTTAAGCATCAAGGGGCAGCAGATCAAGCTGGGCCTCGAAGTGCCGGAACACATGCCAGTCTACCGGGAAGAAATCTATCTCAAGGTGCAGACCCAGAACGCATCGGCCCTGGAACTCGATAACAACGATCTGATGATGGCGGCAGCATTATGGACCAAAAAAGACAAACAATAA
- a CDS encoding LytTR family DNA-binding domain-containing protein, which yields MTSPIRCLLVDDELPALDELSYLLSEFEDMRIVGTAMSTSQAMEEIVRLRPEVVFQDIQMPGATGFHVLERALKCPGPPLFVFATAYDQYAIRAFEENAVDYLLKPVSRERLAKCLGRLRSLLRQNEAGLAVQPKLEELLKGMGLGQPLVRISVEHRGRVLLLGHADVVLIRTEERRMFVHTRDAQYIHHGPGTLERLEEKLAALSFFRANRGELVNLAQVRDFAPWFNGKYLLTMRDHAATEITISKARVRDFRDQLGLA from the coding sequence ATGACATCCCCTATCCGATGCCTGCTGGTCGATGACGAACTCCCTGCCCTGGACGAACTGTCCTATCTGCTGTCCGAGTTTGAGGACATGCGGATCGTCGGCACGGCCATGTCCACATCACAGGCCATGGAAGAAATCGTGCGCTTGCGCCCGGAAGTTGTGTTCCAGGACATCCAGATGCCCGGCGCGACCGGCTTCCATGTTCTGGAGCGAGCCCTCAAATGTCCAGGCCCGCCACTCTTCGTCTTTGCCACCGCCTATGACCAGTACGCAATCCGCGCCTTCGAGGAGAATGCGGTGGATTATCTGCTCAAGCCCGTCTCCCGCGAGCGTCTGGCCAAATGTCTGGGGCGCCTGCGCAGCCTGCTGCGTCAGAACGAGGCGGGCCTCGCAGTGCAGCCGAAGCTGGAGGAGCTGCTTAAGGGCATGGGACTCGGTCAGCCGCTGGTGCGCATCTCCGTGGAGCACCGGGGCCGCGTGCTGCTGCTGGGGCACGCCGATGTCGTCCTCATCCGCACCGAGGAACGGCGCATGTTCGTACACACGCGCGACGCCCAGTACATCCACCACGGTCCCGGCACCCTGGAACGCCTGGAAGAAAAGCTTGCCGCCCTGTCCTTCTTTCGCGCCAACCGGGGCGAGCTGGTCAACCTGGCCCAGGTCCGGGATTTCGCGCCCTGGTTCAACGGTAAATATCTGTTGACCATGCGCGATCATGCGGCCACCGAAATCACCATCAGCAAGGCCCGGGTACGCGATTTCCGCGACCAATTGGGGCTTGCGTAG
- the crcB gene encoding fluoride efflux transporter CrcB — protein MSKIALIALAGACGTLCRYWLSGLVYDLMGRDFPWGTWAVNIAGCFLFGLVWILAEERGFLSAQARILILTGFMGAFTTFSTFIFESGGLLNDGQWLKLVLNLAGQNLVGFAALYLGTGLGRIV, from the coding sequence ATGTCGAAAATTGCCTTGATCGCCCTGGCCGGGGCGTGTGGAACCCTGTGCCGCTACTGGCTCTCGGGCCTGGTCTACGATCTCATGGGCCGGGATTTCCCCTGGGGCACTTGGGCGGTGAACATCGCGGGCTGTTTTTTGTTCGGACTGGTCTGGATTCTGGCCGAAGAACGAGGGTTTTTGTCGGCGCAGGCGCGGATTCTCATCCTTACGGGTTTCATGGGCGCGTTCACGACCTTCTCGACCTTCATCTTTGAAAGCGGTGGCCTCCTGAACGACGGGCAGTGGCTGAAGCTGGTCCTTAATCTGGCCGGCCAGAATCTGGTCGGCTTCGCGGCCCTGTACCTCGGCACGGGTTTGGGGCGGATCGTTTAG
- the flgK gene encoding flagellar hook-associated protein FlgK: MPGIASLFNIGKQSLFANQSAIEVVGNNISNANTEGYSRQAVRFEDGYYISYTPGQLGTGVNAAEVIRYFDEFTELMYNTKSSEQQRWQKLYENLQNVEMIFNESNAQGVNSALSAFWADWQTLATNPGDTSVRAALLGHASNLEQAIGVVQGDLQRLQGQTDDTIDAEVKEINTLLTSIAELNKQITVTEETGKNNANGLRDERAALVRDLAEKIDINYIDNGLGNVTITTKAGHTLVDGVSSFRLAFETVPSIPNLDSTSTYNGLPTFDGESSSEYTVKIRNDVSVPSTPPDKLEFSVSVDGGKTWLTDDAGTSKFTYTGEAFLLPDGRGTLTFPDGTDGNVTLHDGDRFTVLPNKSLFWYETTSSKINITPQIMPNGEDNERRLTGGTLAGYFQFRDASVGGYLEKLDAFAKSLAWEVNRIHSQGTGLDRFEEVVGTYGVTNSSLSLKAGAGLAFGDKLESGNVMIGVYDKATGAMVQFQGLDFNDTLDGIQNFDPEQHSLQGVVDAINNTFGALTASVLDNHLQIEAADGYDFAFGSDSTGLLAALGINTFFDGSDARTLSLNNDVRSNTSRINTGHVNGAGEMNEGDNTTAAAIAALQAKAVTTRTVTDGVSRQTLGEYYSTLVAKAGSDTQTSKFNAEYQEALANDLRSRQESVSGVNLDEEMTNLIKFQHAYTAAAKLITTAESMLEVLLGLKN; the protein is encoded by the coding sequence ATGCCCGGTATCGCGTCCCTGTTCAATATCGGGAAGCAGTCCCTTTTTGCCAACCAATCGGCCATTGAGGTCGTTGGCAACAACATTTCGAACGCCAACACCGAGGGCTACAGCCGTCAGGCCGTGCGCTTCGAGGATGGCTATTACATCAGCTACACTCCGGGCCAGCTCGGCACCGGCGTCAACGCGGCCGAAGTCATCCGATATTTCGACGAATTCACCGAGCTCATGTACAACACCAAAAGCTCGGAGCAGCAGCGCTGGCAGAAGCTCTACGAGAATCTGCAGAACGTTGAGATGATCTTCAACGAGTCCAACGCGCAAGGGGTCAACTCGGCCTTGTCCGCGTTCTGGGCGGATTGGCAGACCCTGGCCACCAATCCCGGAGACACTAGCGTGCGTGCGGCTCTGCTCGGGCACGCTTCCAATCTTGAACAGGCCATCGGGGTCGTGCAGGGTGATCTGCAGCGGCTGCAAGGCCAGACGGACGACACCATCGATGCGGAAGTCAAGGAGATAAATACGCTCCTTACGAGCATCGCCGAGTTGAACAAACAGATCACCGTGACCGAAGAGACGGGCAAGAACAACGCCAACGGGTTGCGCGACGAGCGTGCAGCCCTGGTCCGTGATCTGGCCGAGAAGATCGACATCAATTACATCGACAATGGCCTGGGCAACGTGACCATCACCACCAAGGCCGGGCATACTCTGGTCGATGGCGTCAGCTCTTTTCGACTGGCTTTCGAGACGGTGCCGTCCATTCCGAATTTGGATAGCACTTCAACCTATAACGGGTTGCCGACTTTTGACGGGGAAAGTTCCAGCGAATATACGGTTAAAATCCGTAACGATGTCTCTGTGCCGTCAACGCCTCCTGACAAGTTGGAGTTCAGCGTGTCTGTGGACGGCGGCAAGACGTGGTTGACCGACGACGCGGGTACCAGCAAATTCACGTATACGGGTGAGGCGTTTCTGCTGCCCGACGGCAGGGGTACCCTGACTTTTCCGGACGGTACGGACGGCAATGTTACGCTGCACGACGGTGACCGTTTCACGGTCCTGCCCAACAAATCGCTGTTCTGGTACGAGACCACCTCCTCCAAAATTAACATCACTCCTCAGATCATGCCCAACGGTGAGGATAATGAACGCCGTCTGACTGGCGGAACCTTGGCCGGATATTTTCAGTTTCGGGATGCGAGCGTGGGCGGCTACCTCGAAAAGCTGGACGCTTTCGCCAAGAGCCTGGCCTGGGAGGTCAATCGCATTCATTCCCAGGGCACGGGACTTGATCGGTTCGAAGAAGTTGTCGGAACCTACGGGGTGACGAACAGTTCCCTCTCTCTTAAGGCTGGAGCGGGACTGGCCTTTGGCGACAAACTGGAGAGCGGCAATGTCATGATCGGGGTCTACGACAAAGCCACCGGAGCGATGGTGCAGTTCCAGGGCCTGGATTTCAATGACACATTGGACGGAATCCAGAATTTCGATCCTGAGCAGCACAGTCTGCAGGGCGTGGTCGATGCAATCAACAACACCTTCGGCGCGCTCACCGCTTCGGTGCTGGACAACCATCTGCAGATTGAAGCCGCGGATGGCTATGATTTTGCCTTTGGATCCGATTCCACCGGCCTGCTCGCCGCCCTGGGCATCAATACGTTTTTCGACGGCTCCGACGCCCGGACCCTGTCCCTCAACAACGACGTGCGCAGCAACACCTCCCGCATCAACACCGGCCACGTCAACGGCGCCGGGGAGATGAACGAGGGTGATAACACCACGGCCGCCGCCATTGCAGCCTTGCAGGCCAAGGCCGTGACCACGCGCACCGTAACTGATGGCGTCTCGCGCCAGACTCTGGGGGAATATTATTCCACCCTGGTCGCCAAGGCCGGGTCGGACACGCAGACCTCGAAGTTCAATGCGGAATATCAGGAGGCCCTGGCCAACGATTTGAGGTCGCGGCAGGAATCGGTCTCCGGCGTGAACCTGGACGAGGAAATGACCAATCTGATCAAGTTTCAACATGCTTACACGGCCGCTGCGAAACTGATCACCACGGCCGAGTCCATGCTGGAAGTGCTTTTGGGGCTCAAGAACTAA
- the fliW gene encoding flagellar assembly protein FliW encodes MDQKRQTINSRIGQLVVSADKTIHFPRGIIGFESLREFALVEFKPGTPFHFLQSMEMPSMGMMLADPFSFLPSYEIRLAAAEERLLKVRNIHDLFILVSVTVPKGDPQGSTLNLTGPICVNVQERLGLQSPQVELGFPSRVLLRDLGNEERRLANS; translated from the coding sequence ATGGACCAAAAAAGACAAACAATAAATTCACGCATCGGGCAGCTGGTCGTTTCCGCGGACAAGACCATCCATTTTCCCCGTGGCATCATCGGCTTCGAGTCCCTGCGGGAGTTCGCTCTGGTGGAGTTCAAGCCCGGAACCCCCTTTCATTTTCTGCAGAGCATGGAGATGCCGAGCATGGGCATGATGCTTGCCGATCCCTTCTCTTTTTTGCCGAGCTATGAAATTCGGCTGGCCGCGGCCGAAGAGCGGCTCCTGAAGGTACGCAACATCCATGACCTGTTCATCCTGGTCAGCGTGACCGTGCCCAAAGGCGACCCGCAGGGCAGCACCCTCAACCTGACCGGACCCATCTGCGTCAATGTTCAAGAACGCTTGGGGCTGCAATCCCCGCAAGTGGAGCTGGGATTTCCGTCGCGGGTTCTGCTGCGCGACCTTGGAAACGAGGAGAGGCGTTTGGCCAATTCATGA
- the flgL gene encoding flagellar hook-associated protein FlgL: MRVSLRNQYSNFLYNLQDTQSRLMDLNMQASSQKRINKPSDDPVGTARVLNYRTSLSSIDQYRSNIDTAKGWLNLADESMIQTSTLLTKLKGLAEQGATGTMTASDREATSYEVRQIFSQLVNLANTRYEGKSIFGGQKFEESAFEEALMVYDQDGTSLGLVTGQSSRSFVVQFVGAEGDTALVSGKPACRFSQDGGATWEAGTWDANGALNLGGVSVTLPDDYEVTLSPESNTSLEKGSWLTIAPTAVYKGDHESQAAVHYLGGSPSITALPLGGFEKDVRIKILDAGVTLTSDAPFAAQYSLDDGATWTNVTVDNSSNTPVIQTPYGGVQLSGSGNLDNLEFTVKAGSTGVMQMGAAVNAEGRGLFSSDVMVRIKTIVGSNITYNYSVDGGTNWSDDRAASITGGNSSELLVPGGKLVLSDRAGLFNLNTGNQFIIHPQTAAHNVEISAGQYIQLNNIGSEIFGGYYENGTQPVFSDSDVGKNIMVTVGKLVAALENNDQQGCAEALDGLKAGQQYFTSQLASVGARENRLDVADTVLSGLKLNETERMSNVEDADLATLLTELANQQLSYEAVLKSSSMIMKMSLVNYL, encoded by the coding sequence ATGCGCGTATCCCTTCGTAACCAGTACAGCAATTTTCTGTACAATTTGCAGGACACCCAGTCCCGGCTGATGGATTTGAACATGCAGGCTTCCAGCCAGAAGCGTATCAACAAACCCTCCGACGATCCGGTGGGTACTGCCCGCGTGCTCAATTACCGTACCTCCCTGTCCTCCATCGATCAGTATCGCAGCAACATCGATACGGCCAAGGGCTGGCTAAATCTAGCCGACGAATCCATGATACAGACCAGCACCCTGCTGACTAAACTCAAAGGGTTGGCAGAGCAGGGAGCCACGGGAACCATGACCGCCTCGGACCGTGAGGCCACATCCTACGAAGTGCGACAGATTTTCAGCCAGTTGGTCAATCTGGCCAACACTCGCTACGAAGGTAAATCCATTTTTGGCGGACAGAAGTTCGAGGAGAGCGCTTTCGAGGAAGCGCTCATGGTTTACGATCAGGATGGAACGAGCCTCGGCCTAGTCACGGGCCAGTCCAGCAGAAGTTTCGTGGTGCAGTTTGTGGGGGCAGAGGGGGATACCGCCCTGGTGAGCGGCAAGCCTGCGTGCCGCTTCAGTCAGGACGGGGGGGCGACGTGGGAAGCCGGGACCTGGGACGCTAACGGGGCCCTGAACCTGGGCGGCGTCAGCGTGACCCTGCCCGATGATTACGAGGTGACCCTCTCGCCCGAGTCGAATACGTCATTGGAGAAGGGCTCCTGGCTGACCATCGCGCCCACGGCCGTGTACAAGGGGGATCATGAGTCCCAGGCGGCGGTTCATTATTTGGGCGGCAGCCCGTCCATTACAGCGCTGCCTCTGGGAGGGTTTGAAAAGGACGTTCGCATCAAGATTCTGGACGCCGGCGTGACTCTTACGAGCGATGCTCCGTTCGCCGCACAGTATTCCCTTGACGATGGAGCCACTTGGACCAACGTCACGGTTGACAACTCCTCGAACACACCGGTCATTCAGACCCCTTATGGTGGAGTGCAGCTATCGGGTTCCGGCAATCTCGATAATTTGGAATTCACGGTCAAAGCCGGGTCCACCGGCGTGATGCAGATGGGGGCAGCGGTTAACGCTGAAGGGCGGGGGCTTTTTTCCAGCGATGTCATGGTGCGCATCAAGACGATCGTTGGATCCAATATCACATACAACTACAGCGTGGATGGTGGAACGAACTGGTCCGATGATCGTGCCGCGTCGATTACGGGCGGCAATTCCTCCGAACTTTTGGTGCCAGGCGGCAAGCTTGTCCTTTCGGACAGGGCTGGTTTGTTTAACCTGAATACCGGAAATCAGTTCATCATCCATCCCCAGACCGCGGCGCACAATGTGGAAATTTCCGCCGGGCAATACATCCAGCTCAACAACATCGGTTCAGAAATTTTCGGTGGCTACTATGAAAACGGAACCCAGCCGGTGTTCTCTGACTCCGATGTAGGCAAGAACATCATGGTGACCGTGGGCAAGCTGGTGGCTGCGCTTGAAAACAACGATCAGCAAGGCTGCGCCGAGGCCTTGGACGGGCTGAAGGCGGGGCAGCAGTATTTCACCTCCCAGTTGGCCTCCGTGGGCGCGCGGGAAAATCGGCTCGATGTGGCCGACACCGTTCTATCCGGCCTCAAACTCAACGAAACCGAGCGCATGAGCAATGTGGAGGATGCGGATCTGGCCACGCTTCTGACGGAGCTGGCCAACCAGCAGCTGTCGTATGAAGCGGTTCTCAAATCCTCGTCCATGATCATGAAGATGAGCCTGGTCAATTATCTGTAG
- a CDS encoding LytS/YhcK type 5TM receptor domain-containing protein, with protein MNSDALILALAERLGLIVAGAFLLLTITPIHKMRLRQGPSWRSTLLQILFFGAAGILGTYGGNLVSQSVANLRAMAVITGGLFGGPVVGIASGLIAGGHRILIDIGGFSAVPCGMATMIEGAAAGLLTLYLKERSVDWRWAAGLAMGGETLHMGMVLALSHSFTEAVELVRIIAAPMILLNALGAATFVQVINVVFRYRARQDSVQAQEILDIANSTVSHLRSGLTAESAMATARIIHSRVAVGAVAITSEADVLAHIGVGDDHHLPGRPIVTEATRTVLETGQPMFLNNKAGIGCGHPDCPFASAIIVPLTKGGGVVGTLKFYGTASKSLDLVLFELAKGLGNLFSTQLELENIQITERMLAHAEIRRLQAQINPHFLFNSLNTIISFCRTSPEKARSLLQDLSSYLRKSLEASRGFVPLSEELDQIRCYLAIEQARFGERIRIDFDVQDGCESWPIPPLIIQPLVENSVRHGILAHENGGKIRVQVRKQDGHLHVEVKDDGVGMDQNQVDRLFAKTRLDSRSGGIGVRNCFQRLEQIFGPAYLPSVVSAPGQGTRIDFMLPMPARV; from the coding sequence ATGAATTCCGATGCCCTCATCCTGGCCCTGGCCGAACGCCTCGGGCTCATCGTGGCCGGGGCCTTTCTGCTCCTGACCATCACCCCCATCCACAAAATGCGCCTGCGCCAGGGGCCCTCGTGGCGCTCGACGCTGCTGCAGATCCTCTTCTTCGGAGCAGCCGGAATCCTGGGCACCTACGGGGGCAATCTTGTCTCCCAGTCCGTGGCCAACCTGCGGGCCATGGCCGTGATCACGGGCGGCCTCTTCGGCGGTCCCGTGGTCGGCATCGCTTCGGGACTCATCGCCGGAGGGCATCGCATCCTCATCGATATCGGAGGTTTCAGCGCCGTCCCCTGCGGCATGGCGACCATGATCGAAGGCGCGGCCGCCGGCCTTTTGACCCTTTACCTCAAAGAGCGCAGCGTGGACTGGCGCTGGGCCGCCGGGCTGGCCATGGGCGGCGAGACCCTGCACATGGGCATGGTTCTGGCCCTGTCCCACTCCTTCACCGAAGCCGTGGAACTGGTGCGCATCATCGCCGCGCCCATGATTCTCTTGAACGCCCTGGGCGCGGCCACCTTCGTGCAGGTCATCAACGTGGTCTTTCGCTACCGGGCCCGGCAGGATTCGGTTCAGGCCCAGGAAATACTCGACATCGCCAACTCCACGGTCAGCCACCTGCGCTCCGGCCTTACCGCCGAAAGCGCCATGGCTACGGCGCGGATCATCCACAGCCGAGTCGCGGTCGGCGCGGTAGCCATCACGAGCGAAGCCGACGTCCTGGCCCACATCGGCGTCGGCGACGACCATCACCTGCCCGGCCGTCCCATCGTCACCGAAGCCACGCGGACCGTGCTCGAAACAGGACAGCCCATGTTTCTGAACAACAAGGCAGGCATCGGCTGCGGACACCCGGACTGCCCCTTCGCCTCGGCCATCATCGTCCCCCTGACCAAGGGCGGAGGCGTGGTCGGAACCCTCAAATTCTACGGCACGGCCAGTAAATCTCTCGATCTGGTGCTCTTCGAACTGGCCAAGGGGCTGGGCAACCTTTTCTCCACGCAGCTTGAGCTGGAAAACATCCAGATCACCGAACGCATGCTCGCCCATGCCGAAATCCGTCGTCTGCAGGCCCAAATCAACCCGCACTTCCTGTTCAATTCATTGAATACCATCATCTCCTTTTGCCGCACCAGCCCGGAAAAGGCCCGCAGCCTGCTGCAGGATCTCTCCAGCTATCTGCGCAAAAGCCTGGAAGCCAGCCGGGGATTTGTACCCCTGTCTGAAGAGTTGGACCAGATCCGCTGCTATTTGGCCATCGAACAGGCCCGCTTCGGCGAACGCATCCGCATCGACTTCGACGTGCAGGATGGATGCGAATCCTGGCCCATTCCACCGCTCATCATCCAGCCGCTGGTCGAAAACAGCGTGCGCCACGGCATCCTGGCCCATGAAAACGGCGGAAAGATCCGCGTGCAAGTGCGAAAACAGGACGGGCACCTGCATGTGGAAGTCAAGGATGACGGGGTGGGTATGGACCAGAACCAGGTTGACCGGCTCTTCGCCAAGACGCGCCTCGATTCCCGCTCAGGCGGAATCGGGGTCCGCAACTGCTTTCAGCGCCTGGAGCAAATTTTCGGTCCAGCCTATCTGCCTTCGGTTGTCAGCGCGCCGGGCCAGGGCACGCGCATCGACTTCATGCTGCCCATGCCGGCCAGGGTCTGA
- a CDS encoding carbon starvation protein A: MFYFFFAVAALITGYFVYGKIVESSFGIDTCRATPACRLADGVDYVKMNPKTIYMVQLLNIAGLGPIFGPILGALYGPAALVWIVLGSIFAGAVHDYFSGMMSVRYDGKSIPDAVGHNLGKFAKQFMNVFSVVLLLLVGVVFILGPAKLLAVKIGFNLDKNMAVVVWTGIIFAYYFLATILPVDKIIGRLYPLFTACLLIMAFGLSAMLIVDGYTFFPNGVGLANVHPKGLPIWPLMFITIACGAISGFHATQSPMMARCIPDEKCGRPIFYGAMIGEGIIALVWATLGMTFYQTPEALQATLASGGPAAVVDQVATTLMGPIGGFLAIIGVIILPISSGDTAFRAARLIIADFSKVEQKSIAKRLLIAIPLFVIGFIITKTDFNIIWRYFGFANQTLATIVLWASAMYLVRHGKAHWIASLPATFMTAVCATYLCVAPEFPLHMSADYGYPIGIAVAAACFVWFMLAARNTPVEVDAVDSPGIIG, encoded by the coding sequence TTGTTTTACTTCTTTTTCGCCGTCGCGGCACTCATTACCGGCTATTTCGTTTACGGCAAGATCGTCGAATCCAGTTTCGGCATCGACACCTGTCGGGCCACCCCGGCCTGCCGCCTCGCAGACGGGGTCGACTATGTCAAAATGAACCCCAAAACCATCTACATGGTGCAGCTCCTGAACATCGCAGGGCTCGGCCCCATCTTCGGCCCCATCCTCGGCGCCCTCTACGGCCCGGCCGCGCTGGTCTGGATCGTGCTCGGCAGTATCTTCGCCGGCGCGGTGCACGACTATTTCTCCGGCATGATGTCCGTGCGCTATGACGGCAAGTCCATCCCCGACGCCGTCGGCCACAACCTCGGCAAGTTCGCCAAGCAATTCATGAACGTCTTCTCCGTCGTCCTGCTGCTCCTGGTCGGCGTGGTCTTCATCCTCGGACCGGCCAAGCTTCTGGCGGTCAAGATCGGCTTCAACCTGGACAAGAACATGGCCGTGGTGGTCTGGACCGGCATCATCTTCGCCTACTACTTCCTGGCCACCATCCTGCCCGTGGACAAGATCATCGGTCGCCTCTACCCGCTCTTCACCGCATGTCTGCTGATCATGGCCTTCGGCCTCTCGGCCATGCTCATTGTGGACGGATACACCTTCTTCCCCAACGGCGTGGGCCTGGCCAACGTGCATCCCAAAGGCCTGCCCATCTGGCCGCTGATGTTCATCACCATCGCCTGCGGCGCCATCTCCGGCTTCCACGCCACCCAGTCGCCCATGATGGCGCGCTGCATCCCCGATGAAAAATGCGGACGCCCCATCTTCTACGGCGCCATGATCGGTGAGGGCATCATCGCCCTGGTCTGGGCCACCCTGGGCATGACCTTCTACCAGACTCCAGAAGCCCTGCAGGCCACCCTGGCCAGCGGCGGCCCGGCCGCAGTGGTCGACCAGGTCGCCACCACCCTGATGGGCCCCATCGGCGGTTTTCTGGCCATCATCGGCGTCATCATCCTGCCCATCTCCTCCGGCGACACGGCCTTCCGCGCCGCGCGCCTGATCATCGCCGACTTCAGCAAAGTCGAACAGAAGTCCATCGCCAAGCGCCTGCTGATCGCCATCCCCCTGTTCGTCATCGGCTTCATCATCACCAAGACCGACTTCAACATCATCTGGCGCTATTTCGGCTTCGCCAACCAGACCCTGGCCACCATCGTGCTCTGGGCTTCGGCCATGTATCTGGTCCGCCACGGCAAGGCGCACTGGATCGCCAGCCTGCCCGCGACCTTCATGACCGCGGTTTGCGCCACCTACCTCTGTGTGGCCCCGGAATTCCCGCTGCACATGAGCGCGGACTACGGCTACCCCATCGGCATCGCCGTGGCCGCGGCCTGCTTCGTCTGGTTCATGCTCGCGGCCCGCAACACCCCGGTGGAGGTGGACGCCGTCGACTCTCCCGGAATCATCGGCTGA